A stretch of the Lineus longissimus chromosome 12, tnLinLong1.2, whole genome shotgun sequence genome encodes the following:
- the LOC135496454 gene encoding retinal rod rhodopsin-sensitive cGMP 3',5'-cyclic phosphodiesterase subunit delta-like — protein sequence MPSAEEILKGFKLNWMNLRDADSGKVLWQGSEDLSNPGGEHEARVPKKILKCRAVSREINFSSEQEMQHFRLEQRVMFKGKCLEEWYFEFGFVIPSSTNTWQSIIEAAPESQMMPASVLNGNVIIETYFYDGDLLVSTSKVRIFYV from the exons CAATTGGATGAATCTTAGAGATGCTGATAGTGGAAAGGTCCTTTGGCAAGGCAGTGAAGATTT GTCTAATCCTGGCGGTGAACATGAAG CAAGAGTGCCGAAGAAAATTTTGAAGTGCCGAGCTGTCTCAAGAGAGATAAACTTTTCATCTGAACAGGAAATGCAGCATTTTAGATTAGAACAGAGAGTCATGTTTAAAGGAAAATGTCTAGAAG AATGGTACTTTGAGTTTGGTTTTGTGATTCCATCCTCAACTAATACATGGCAGTCAATCATTGAAGCTGCACCTGAGAGTCAAATGATGCCAGCAAGTGTATTAAA TGGGAATGTTATTATAGAGACTTACTTCTATGATGGAGATCTATTAGTCAGTACATCAAAGGTGCGGATATTCTACGTGTAA